One Glycine soja cultivar W05 chromosome 7, ASM419377v2, whole genome shotgun sequence genomic window, aaataaaacatactcACCATGTATACCCTATCTTCTTTCTCCTCACAAGGTTCAGGTTTCTCATGCGGTACGTAGACAATGGATGCATCAAACTCAAGAAGTCTGAGAGACGCAGCTGAAGTGGTCAGTGGAACCCATGGAAGTACAGCAACTGATTCAGGATCAGTGGAGGTCTGTGCAGCACTCTTTGACATACTGTTCAAACCCAACTGTTCCCCTGTTGTAGAGAAGGTTGATGATAAAAAGTCTCGCTTCAATGCTCTCTCAAGTAAGGTCAATATCTGAAAAATGGATTGTTAAATTTAGAAATGACTGAGTAGATAatgattcataatttttaaaatattggaaAGATAtggaagataaaattttaataaaaatggaaaaccTGTAGCAGTTCCTCAACAGAAGATGATTTGCTCAACTTCACACTCCAATGCCTCCTAATATCTTCTGTCCAATTTGATTGAAATGCTTCAGGCGGAACAGATACCTGTAAATCAGAAAGTGAATATAATATATCCCTTATAAAGTAACattctaaaattaaatgaagaaagCAATAGGCTTGACGTTAAGAATGTAAAGCACACCATCAACTCACCTCAATAAAAGCTAGCATGGCTTTCAGCAATCTTGTCCGTAAGGGAAGAGAAGAAtccaaaatacaaatatttttcgATAATTTATCTCCACATTGAAATGCATGtttagaaaaactaaatccactatttgaggaaaatgtctgGTGGCAACCACTGCAATGGGAGTCTTCAAAGAAATAAGGGTTGAGACAGATATCACAGATGACAACCTGAGGTTTGCATCTCTTCTTCCCATATTTCATTGCACACAATATTGGTGAGTTATAGCATTCTTTCCACATCCATTTTTGAAAATCTTGATACCTTCTCAAGGCAGATTTCTTGTCACTCTCACTTTTCCCAAGCTCAATTTTGAAGGATGATGAAGTTTCTGAAGTGTCAGAATTCAAGCCACAAAGGGTACTGCTAGGACTGTCAGATCCAGTATGCCGATCAGGACTGGAATCTGTTTCATCAGCTTCATTTTTAACACATGTTTCACCTATGCTTCCAATTTTGGAACATTGAGTATTCAGACGAACATTCTCCTTAAAGGAAATCTCAACCTTTTGCAACATTAGACGCAAATGAGATTCCCTGATCCCACGTGAATCAAGTGAATTAAGAAGCACATCAAATGCCTGTAgagaattgatttaaaaaataataacaattaagacAAAGCATAAAGCTACATTTAAATTCACAAACTATTGGcacctaaagataaaataaagcaCCAGACAACTCAGTAACATTTCCATCTTTGACTAGCCATAAGTTATGCAGTTTACCTCTTCAGTATCAATAAGCCTCCAATTGCCATCAAGATATTCAACAAAGATTCTGCCAGAACCAGGATCATTGGAAGAAGCAGATGCAACAAATTGCCAATAACGGTTACGTCTGCGATCTTGCCCGAGGGGTAAGGATCTGTAGACATACATCTCTTCTGCCATGTGGGAAATATAAGATTTCCACTGAGAACGTGACCTTTTTGAATATTGTACAAATGACTGAGCCTGAGGGTTATCTGGACCAGTGCAAAGATCTTGAACTGAAGAGTGTTTTTCAACAGACAGGCTCTGTGAACCAGAAGCTGCTTTATGATTTTCCGCAATGCTAGGAGAGGGCAcactattattaatattattgccAATATTAATGCCAAGCAATGGGCTTTGCTTGCCCTCCGTGACAGGACAAGAATATTGTATTTCAACTTTATTCCCATTGATAGACGGAAAGTCAGATTTACTGAAAGTATCATCTTTTAGACGAACTTTATCTACTTGTGCTTCTGCCCACATTTGTTTCTTCAGAGCATTTGCTGCTTCCAAACGATCCTGAACAACTCCTCACGTCAATTTGATAAACGAAATACCACAAATAACTTAAGGACATAATACATTATACGAAATAAAGTTTACCTCAAGAACAACACGGATTGAATTTCCTTCATTTGCCACACCAACCAACACAGCAAGAGCATTTAGACGCTCCTCTACACTGAGATCAGAATATTCTTCTTCTGCAAGCCCTTGAACCCATGACTCTCCAGGCTTTCTTTCATCAATTTCCATATTATCTTCACCAAGATTTCCAACATCCAGATCTTCACAAGCACCAGATTGTCCAGTTACAGCAATTGGAGCATCAGCATTCTTGGAACCACTCTCAGGAAAACAAGGAAGATTCTTATCAAACTCACCTTGCAGTTCAACATTATGACCcaaattttcttttccatttgatGAGAAATCATCACACTGTTCAGATGTTTTGTTAGCACTTGTTGGATTTACCAAATCATCAACTTCAGGATCCTCATCAATTTCATCACTTTCTGACTCTCCTCTTTCAACATCATCAGCATCCTCACCAGCTAGAAACCCATTTTCAAATAtctgaattttctttcttgcttctGAAAGAATGGACTCAGCATCAGCAGGATCCTTTCTAAATGCCTCACGTACACAATATGTTGATGGAGCTATTCTTTCAAAAAGCTTGGCATCTCTGGTTAAAGCAACAGAAATCGATGCCTCAGGAGTCTTGCTGGTCGTCAGGTCTCGAAGACCGGATTTCTGACAGATAAGAGACATAACAAGTTAAGAATAAACCTGACAATACAAAAGATCACATAATATGGATATGCAACTCACCTGAATTTTTTCTGCAAGTTCTAGTACATTCAATCCCTTCTCACCCTCAAGCGAGAGAACATGAAATGCTGCAAACTTAACTGTACCAGGAGTTAATCGATGTCTAGATCTTCGAGGGGCTAACAGACCTCTCTCATGCATTTTTGCAACTGCATTTTCAGCCGCTGAACCATTACGAAGTGTAGAAATGATATCTTCACAACTTCTGCCCTGcatttaaatacatattttaatccacttatttgatttttttttatcggcaaaaaatatatgtattataaATATAGGAAAGTACCAGGGGTACTAAGGGTACAAATAATCCACTTATTTGATACAATAGACATTAAGACCCCCAATCCCATATGAAAGCATTTAATTGCTTAATAAACTGAATGCATGCAAAATAAGATTAAGGTAACAAAGGTCTCCAAATGTTCAGGGTGAAGAAAATAGCTAAATATGAAATCAGCAAACTGAAATTATATCTTAATTGTATTTTACTGTCTTAAAATCATTAAACTATGGAGGTATTCACGTATTGCAGGAATCTTTAAAGCTACATCTGaaaataataaagcaaaataaagaaaactatACCTCATCTTTATTATTTGCATATGACCAAGAAATACTTCTTTTCTTCAACTGTGGTCCATATCCAGCAGATAATGCTAGCTGTCGGAAAATTTCTGGCCATGTCAACAGATTTAAGTGCTTGTGCCAATTTCGTATGTCAAAACCCCATGCATACGCctgacataaaaaaataataattacaagaCTGGACTCCACTAAATAAAACTACTATTTCTACATCCTAGAACACATTGAACTTACGCCTGCCACAATCTCTGGATGGCCACCTCCAGTGTTAGCAGCACCATTTTGATTCGCTCCTAATCCTGTAGAAGGTGTCCTTGCAACATCTTCAATGTCCTTTATTATCACCTTAAGAAGAGAAACATGTATCTCACCCAACAATCTTGAGTCCTgggataaaatgatttgaacACCCAGAATGAGCAAGAGTGCACAAAAAAGTTAAACTGATAGCATGAAATCACCAGCAAAGTCTAGACTGACTCACATAGTCATGAAATGCTTGAACAAACTCATCTAGAGTAAAAGACCATAACTCTAGAACATCAGCAAAGTTGATCAAAAATCTCCAAACCTGAAATAGAACAGTACAGATTTCAAACCTTAAATTCAGAAGCCTTAATTCAAGCAATTATCTAAAGTACAAAAGGAAATCAGTACATCCACAAAACTGCTGATTCAGCAAACAAGCTCCACACACTAACGAGATAACAGGAAAAGAACTTTTCAATTATAGAATGCAGAAAATTAAATGCCTGATGCACCATTTCAAATGCAATATCAAAACTAGATAACAGATCAAACTAGGAAAAGACCAAAAGAAAATATCCAGGTTTACCTGATCTTAGTCTAACATACACACAACATTTAACCTCAACAACCTTCAGTCCTTAACTATCTTATACAAGCAGACACAAAAGCATTAATCTACTATTTCAAATCATGAGGAACGGTAAAGATAAATCACTGTCAGGAGTCAGGACCAGAGCAGAATAGAGAACATGATGAATGGTAAATTAAGGAATTTGTACACTGTGCATGTTATAAAGAAGCAAAAGAGATGATGACAACATACCATGAGAAGATTGCCAACATTGTTTTCTGAGTTGATCCAGGGTTTGATTGCAAATGGTTTTCTTAGCTTTACACTCTTTGGTGGGAAAACACACAATGAATCTACAATATAAGAATATGGTTTCAGTACTTA contains:
- the LOC114419585 gene encoding homeobox-DDT domain protein RLT1-like isoform X2; the encoded protein is MEGEGCSEGENNRKRGGSDDDSNENNNNNNNGSSGKIVNSNEGQSKPKRQMKTPFQLETLEKAYAVDNYPSETMRVELSEKLGLSDRQLQMWFCHRRLKDKKDLPSKKPPRKVLAEPLPDSPRDDPRLSLELANEYGSGSGSGSSPYARVEPLNVVPRCVPGYYESPQAKLELRAIACVEAQLGEPLRDDGPILGLEFDPLPPDAFGAPIAVTEQQKLPSFAYDSKIYERHDARTNKALARTFRDNQFLPNKSGIRSDASGQFSQSHLHDPIEGFVRNPPFAHGNEHLPRIHATKGHSSRVRLLSQQDKQLIPYQSPSRDDDAAPQRELYPNIANAGKNSHSTGHQIVGPENLHALPSVQVLHNNATWIEKKRKSDDAHDVEAHEMKIRKELEKQDNLRRKSEERTRKEMERQDRERKKEEERLMRERQREEERARREQKREMERREKFLLKENLKAEKTRQREELRKEREAERRKAALEKATARRMAKESMELIEDEQLEMMELAASSKGFSSIVHLDFDTLQHIESFRDSLCVFPPKSVKLRKPFAIKPWINSENNVGNLLMVWRFLINFADVLELWSFTLDEFVQAFHDYDSRLLGEIHVSLLKVIIKDIEDVARTPSTGLGANQNGAANTGGGHPEIVAGAYAWGFDIRNWHKHLNLLTWPEIFRQLALSAGYGPQLKKRSISWSYANNKDEGRSCEDIISTLRNGSAAENAVAKMHERGLLAPRRSRHRLTPGTVKFAAFHVLSLEGEKGLNVLELAEKIQKSGLRDLTTSKTPEASISVALTRDAKLFERIAPSTYCVREAFRKDPADAESILSEARKKIQIFENGFLAGEDADDVERGESESDEIDEDPEVDDLVNPTSANKTSEQCDDFSSNGKENLGHNVELQGEFDKNLPCFPESGSKNADAPIAVTGQSGACEDLDVGNLGEDNMEIDERKPGESWVQGLAEEEYSDLSVEERLNALAVLVGVANEGNSIRVVLEDRLEAANALKKQMWAEAQVDKVRLKDDTFSKSDFPSINGNKVEIQYSCPVTEGKQSPLLGINIGNNINNSVPSPSIAENHKAASGSQSLSVEKHSSVQDLCTGPDNPQAQSFVQYSKRSRSQWKSYISHMAEEMYVYRSLPLGQDRRRNRYWQFVASASSNDPGSGRIFVEYLDGNWRLIDTEEAFDVLLNSLDSRGIRESHLRLMLQKVEISFKENVRLNTQCSKIGSIGETCVKNEADETDSSPDRHTGSDSPSSTLCGLNSDTSETSSSFKIELGKSESDKKSALRRYQDFQKWMWKECYNSPILCAMKYGKKRCKPQVVICDICLNPYFFEDSHCSGCHQTFSSNSGFSFSKHAFQCGDKLSKNICILDSSLPLRTRLLKAMLAFIEVSVPPEAFQSNWTEDIRRHWSVKLSKSSSVEELLQILTLLERALKRDFLSSTFSTTGEQLGLNSMSKSAAQTSTDPESVAVLPWVPLTTSAASLRLLEFDASIVYVPHEKPEPCEEKEDRVYMKLPSRYNPSKSSKAAEAADLDHDEFMKVKSASVKIVQSNNKRGRGSRDKGRGKKLSKTKQNTGHRGAKVAGNASQRIKQQEVGSQGQAGGRGRRTVRKRRVGKKAVEDLLLGHRGATHSSSIGRESLRSMDEDWDDEKASPVTPIHMGAANNSNSIEEAESDDNVQAMESDDNVQAMESDDNEQAAESDDNGQAVEYDQGNWEIGFNGAPSRWSRDLVGMSDDDVEASEDDDDNDNVIGIENNGEEDSEADAMSEEGSDGTANRIVNEESSESDVSEDSSD
- the LOC114419585 gene encoding homeobox-DDT domain protein RLT1-like isoform X3 — its product is MEGEGCSEGENNRKRGGSDDDSNENNNNNNNGSSGKIVNSNEGQSKPKRQMKTPFQLETLEKAYAVDNYPSETMRVELSEKLGLSDRQLQMWFCHRRLKDKKDLPSKKPPRKVLAEPLPDSPRDDPRLSLELANEYGSGSGSGSSPYARVEPLNVVPRCVPGYYESPQAKLELRAIACVEAQLGEPLRDDGPILGLEFDPLPPDAFGAPIVTEQQKLPSFAYDSKIYERHDARTNKALARTFRDNQFLPNKSGIRSDASGQFSQSHLHDPIEGFVRNPPFAHGNEHLPRIHATKGHSSRVRLLSQQDKQLIPYQSPSRDDDAAPQRELYPNIANAGKNSHSTGHQIVGPENLHALPSVQVLHNNATWIEKKRKSDDAHDVEAHEMKIRKELEKQDNLRRKSEERTRKEMERQDRERKKEEERLMRERQREEERARREQKREMERREKFLLKENLKAEKTRQREELRKEREAERRKAALEKATARRMAKESMELIEDEQLEMMELAASSKGFSSIVHLDFDTLQHIESFRDSLCVFPPKSVKLRKPFAIKPWINSENNVGNLLMVWRFLINFADVLELWSFTLDEFVQAFHDYDSRLLGEIHVSLLKVIIKDIEDVARTPSTGLGANQNGAANTGGGHPEIVAGAYAWGFDIRNWHKHLNLLTWPEIFRQLALSAGYGPQLKKRSISWSYANNKDEGRSCEDIISTLRNGSAAENAVAKMHERGLLAPRRSRHRLTPGTVKFAAFHVLSLEGEKGLNVLELAEKIQKSGLRDLTTSKTPEASISVALTRDAKLFERIAPSTYCVREAFRKDPADAESILSEARKKIQIFENGFLAGEDADDVERGESESDEIDEDPEVDDLVNPTSANKTSEQCDDFSSNGKENLGHNVELQGEFDKNLPCFPESGSKNADAPIAVTGQSGACEDLDVGNLGEDNMEIDERKPGESWVQGLAEEEYSDLSVEERLNALAVLVGVANEGNSIRVVLEDRLEAANALKKQMWAEAQVDKVRLKDDTFSKSDFPSINGNKVEIQYSCPVTEGKQSPLLGINIGNNINNSVPSPSIAENHKAASGSQSLSVEKHSSVQDLCTGPDNPQAQSFVQYSKRSRSQWKSYISHMAEEMYVYRSLPLGQDRRRNRYWQFVASASSNDPGSGRIFVEYLDGNWRLIDTEEAFDVLLNSLDSRGIRESHLRLMLQKVEISFKENVRLNTQCSKIGSIGETCVKNEADETDSSPDRHTGSDSPSSTLCGLNSDTSETSSSFKIELGKSESDKKSALRRYQDFQKWMWKECYNSPILCAMKYGKKRCKPQVVICDICLNPYFFEDSHCSGCHQTFSSNSGFSFSKHAFQCGDKLSKNICILDSSLPLRTRLLKAMLAFIEVSVPPEAFQSNWTEDIRRHWSVKLSKSSSVEELLQILTLLERALKRDFLSSTFSTTGEQLGLNSMSKSAAQTSTDPESVAVLPWVPLTTSAASLRLLEFDASIVYVPHEKPEPCEEKEDRVYMKLPSRYNPSKSSKAAEAADLDHDEFMKVKSASVKIVQSNNKRGRGSRDKGRGKKLSKTKQNTGHRGAKVAGNASQRIKQQEVGSQGQAGGRGRRTVRKRRVGKKAVEDLLLGHRGATHSSSIGRESLRSMDEDWDDEKASPVTPIHMGAANNSNSIEEAESDDNVQAMESDDNVQAMESDDNEQAAESDDNGQAVEYDQGNWEIGFNGAPSRWSRDLVGMSDDDVEASEDDDDNDNVIGIENNGEEDSEADAMSEEGSDGTANRIVNEESSESDVSEDSSD
- the LOC114419585 gene encoding homeobox-DDT domain protein RLT1-like isoform X1, which produces MEGEGCSEGENNRKRGGSDDDSNENNNNNNNGSSGKIVNSNEGQSKPKRQMKTPFQLETLEKAYAVDNYPSETMRVELSEKLGLSDRQLQMWFCHRRLKDKKDLPSKKPPRKVLAEPLPDSPRDDPRLSLELANEYGSGSGSGSSPYARVEPLNVVPRCVPGYYESPQAKLELRAIACVEAQLGEPLRDDGPILGLEFDPLPPDAFGAPIAAVTEQQKLPSFAYDSKIYERHDARTNKALARTFRDNQFLPNKSGIRSDASGQFSQSHLHDPIEGFVRNPPFAHGNEHLPRIHATKGHSSRVRLLSQQDKQLIPYQSPSRDDDAAPQRELYPNIANAGKNSHSTGHQIVGPENLHALPSVQVLHNNATWIEKKRKSDDAHDVEAHEMKIRKELEKQDNLRRKSEERTRKEMERQDRERKKEEERLMRERQREEERARREQKREMERREKFLLKENLKAEKTRQREELRKEREAERRKAALEKATARRMAKESMELIEDEQLEMMELAASSKGFSSIVHLDFDTLQHIESFRDSLCVFPPKSVKLRKPFAIKPWINSENNVGNLLMVWRFLINFADVLELWSFTLDEFVQAFHDYDSRLLGEIHVSLLKVIIKDIEDVARTPSTGLGANQNGAANTGGGHPEIVAGAYAWGFDIRNWHKHLNLLTWPEIFRQLALSAGYGPQLKKRSISWSYANNKDEGRSCEDIISTLRNGSAAENAVAKMHERGLLAPRRSRHRLTPGTVKFAAFHVLSLEGEKGLNVLELAEKIQKSGLRDLTTSKTPEASISVALTRDAKLFERIAPSTYCVREAFRKDPADAESILSEARKKIQIFENGFLAGEDADDVERGESESDEIDEDPEVDDLVNPTSANKTSEQCDDFSSNGKENLGHNVELQGEFDKNLPCFPESGSKNADAPIAVTGQSGACEDLDVGNLGEDNMEIDERKPGESWVQGLAEEEYSDLSVEERLNALAVLVGVANEGNSIRVVLEDRLEAANALKKQMWAEAQVDKVRLKDDTFSKSDFPSINGNKVEIQYSCPVTEGKQSPLLGINIGNNINNSVPSPSIAENHKAASGSQSLSVEKHSSVQDLCTGPDNPQAQSFVQYSKRSRSQWKSYISHMAEEMYVYRSLPLGQDRRRNRYWQFVASASSNDPGSGRIFVEYLDGNWRLIDTEEAFDVLLNSLDSRGIRESHLRLMLQKVEISFKENVRLNTQCSKIGSIGETCVKNEADETDSSPDRHTGSDSPSSTLCGLNSDTSETSSSFKIELGKSESDKKSALRRYQDFQKWMWKECYNSPILCAMKYGKKRCKPQVVICDICLNPYFFEDSHCSGCHQTFSSNSGFSFSKHAFQCGDKLSKNICILDSSLPLRTRLLKAMLAFIEVSVPPEAFQSNWTEDIRRHWSVKLSKSSSVEELLQILTLLERALKRDFLSSTFSTTGEQLGLNSMSKSAAQTSTDPESVAVLPWVPLTTSAASLRLLEFDASIVYVPHEKPEPCEEKEDRVYMKLPSRYNPSKSSKAAEAADLDHDEFMKVKSASVKIVQSNNKRGRGSRDKGRGKKLSKTKQNTGHRGAKVAGNASQRIKQQEVGSQGQAGGRGRRTVRKRRVGKKAVEDLLLGHRGATHSSSIGRESLRSMDEDWDDEKASPVTPIHMGAANNSNSIEEAESDDNVQAMESDDNVQAMESDDNEQAAESDDNGQAVEYDQGNWEIGFNGAPSRWSRDLVGMSDDDVEASEDDDDNDNVIGIENNGEEDSEADAMSEEGSDGTANRIVNEESSESDVSEDSSD